One Bacteroidota bacterium genomic window carries:
- a CDS encoding acyl-CoA carboxylase subunit beta — protein MDINGKLYKKFLERNKSYESQHGEVAAEKQHSKGKLTARERIALLFDEGTFDEIDAFSRTAPSESNFGKVVTAFGDGVIIGHGKISGRLAFVYSQDFTVMGGSLGSVHAAKIAKIQDMALKMGAPIIGIIDSGGARIQEGVASLAGYAAIFNRNVKSSGVIPQISVIMGPAAGGAVYSPSITDYVFMTNKTSYMFVTGPNVVKEVLNEDVSFDELGGAEVHMKKSGVANFVYEDEENTLRGVKKLLSYLPSNNLENPPFIDTADLNMDSIPALLDIVPDDPNKPYDVKDVINLIIDRESFFEVAPNYAQNVVVGFSRLRGKTLGIIANQPKVLAGTLDINSSIKAARFIRFCDSFNIPILTLEDVPGFLPGVDQEHSGIIRHGAKLLYAYADATVPKITVILRKSYGGAYCVMNSKNLGGDFNFAWPSAEIAVMGPEGAVSILYRKELLESDDPGKLKKELAKRYREEIANPYIADEKGYIDEVIDPADTRKKLVYAFEALENKHVSRPSRKHGNIPL, from the coding sequence ATGGATATAAACGGTAAACTATACAAGAAATTTCTCGAAAGAAATAAGTCATACGAGTCTCAGCATGGTGAAGTAGCTGCCGAGAAGCAACACTCGAAAGGTAAGCTTACAGCCCGCGAGCGTATTGCCTTGTTGTTCGATGAAGGTACTTTTGATGAGATTGATGCTTTTTCCCGCACAGCACCCTCCGAATCGAACTTTGGTAAGGTGGTCACTGCATTTGGCGATGGAGTGATTATTGGACATGGAAAGATTAGCGGAAGGCTTGCATTTGTTTATTCGCAGGATTTTACGGTGATGGGAGGCTCATTGGGCTCAGTACATGCGGCAAAAATTGCCAAGATACAGGATATGGCCCTTAAAATGGGGGCACCAATAATTGGAATTATCGATTCGGGTGGTGCCCGTATACAGGAGGGTGTAGCTAGTCTTGCTGGCTACGCAGCTATTTTCAACCGTAATGTGAAGTCATCAGGAGTGATTCCCCAGATTTCTGTAATCATGGGGCCTGCCGCTGGTGGAGCAGTTTATTCACCCTCCATTACCGATTATGTGTTTATGACTAACAAAACCAGTTACATGTTCGTTACCGGACCGAATGTGGTAAAGGAAGTGTTAAACGAAGATGTTAGTTTCGACGAACTGGGCGGTGCAGAAGTGCACATGAAGAAAAGCGGGGTAGCCAATTTTGTTTATGAAGATGAGGAGAATACACTTCGTGGTGTTAAAAAACTTCTCTCTTACCTTCCATCCAACAACCTAGAGAACCCGCCTTTTATCGATACGGCCGATTTAAACATGGATTCTATTCCCGCTCTGCTCGATATCGTGCCTGACGATCCCAACAAACCATATGATGTAAAAGATGTCATTAACCTGATAATCGACCGGGAATCGTTTTTTGAAGTAGCACCTAATTATGCACAGAACGTAGTGGTTGGTTTTTCGCGTTTAAGAGGAAAAACCCTTGGTATTATTGCCAATCAACCCAAAGTGCTTGCGGGTACACTCGATATTAACTCTTCAATTAAAGCCGCACGATTTATCCGTTTCTGCGACAGTTTTAACATTCCTATTCTTACCCTCGAAGATGTTCCTGGATTCCTTCCGGGTGTTGACCAGGAGCACAGCGGAATAATTCGCCATGGGGCCAAATTGCTCTATGCTTATGCCGATGCAACCGTTCCCAAAATCACGGTGATTTTAAGGAAAAGTTACGGGGGCGCCTATTGTGTAATGAACAGCAAAAATCTTGGAGGCGATTTTAACTTTGCATGGCCTTCGGCTGAAATTGCGGTTATGGGGCCTGAAGGAGCTGTTTCCATCCTGTACCGCAAAGAACTGCTCGAATCTGATGATCCGGGCAAGCTAAAAAAAGAATTGGCAAAGCGCTACCGCGAAGAAATTGCAAATCCCTATATTGCCGATGAGAAAGGATATATCGACGAGGTAATTGATCCTGCCGATACCCGCAAAAAACTTGTCTACGCCTTTGAAGCGCTCGAAAACAAGCATGTAAGCAGACCCTCTCGTAAGCACGGTAACATACCTTTATAA
- a CDS encoding acetyl-CoA carboxylase biotin carboxyl carrier protein subunit: MKIKNKEPEFIALSAQSKKFAIKNIFTEDLKVNHKKQDIKIFDDEKGFTYIEYKGKKYLAEISSKVQNKYTVLINGVSYSFTIESPISFKRKKYLDKQKSNTKIEVVEAPMPGKILDVMVEPGAEVKTGEAIIILEAMKMQNEILSPINGKVSKVLVRAGDTVNKDDIMVEIDR, from the coding sequence ATGAAAATTAAAAATAAAGAGCCCGAGTTTATAGCCCTCTCGGCACAAAGCAAGAAGTTTGCGATAAAAAATATATTTACCGAGGATTTAAAGGTTAACCATAAAAAACAGGATATCAAAATATTCGATGACGAAAAAGGGTTTACCTACATCGAATATAAAGGAAAAAAATACCTGGCCGAGATAAGCAGTAAGGTTCAGAATAAATACACCGTATTAATCAATGGTGTTAGTTATTCATTTACTATCGAATCGCCTATTTCCTTTAAGCGCAAAAAATACCTCGATAAACAGAAATCGAATACAAAAATCGAAGTGGTTGAAGCTCCCATGCCCGGAAAAATACTCGATGTGATGGTAGAGCCGGGAGCAGAAGTAAAAACCGGTGAAGCCATTATCATTCTCGAAGCCATGAAAATGCAAAACGAGATTCTTTCGCCTATAAACGGAAAGGTGTCGAAAGTGCTTGTGCGTGCCGGCGATACGGTAAACAAAGACGATATAATGGTTGAAATTGACCGCTGA
- a CDS encoding SPOR domain-containing protein, giving the protein MDLAPFIRELILLNECVILPGFGGFETSYQPAHYDTLRKCMLPPTKRLRFRPDFVKGGGTLEQYLVTRLKISEDEAKKLVVTYVEELVKRIDAQREAIISGVGLFTKGLGNGLNFTAFEEENYLAESFGLEAFSLEKPLTKPAEPVAKELILQPRRNTLTLVVIGIVVICVLMAFTAILSARFDIYLFNFGNKQSENDLIILGPKADVDTSLRRINQQINESTHIKNALLYSETQTEEDKSEQKYYLVAGSFKTEKNAKAIEHDLFKEGYLPQVFFYQGYYRVSIAMYTDKIQALNELQRLRRQTNRTVWLLVVEE; this is encoded by the coding sequence TTGGATTTAGCACCCTTTATACGAGAGCTTATACTGCTTAACGAGTGTGTCATTCTGCCTGGTTTTGGTGGTTTCGAAACGAGCTATCAGCCTGCGCACTACGATACGCTCAGAAAGTGCATGCTTCCACCCACCAAAAGGCTTCGTTTCAGGCCAGATTTTGTGAAAGGGGGAGGCACCCTGGAACAGTACCTGGTAACTCGTCTGAAGATAAGTGAAGATGAAGCGAAAAAGCTTGTTGTAACTTATGTTGAAGAACTGGTGAAGCGTATTGACGCTCAACGCGAAGCCATTATCAGTGGTGTTGGGCTTTTTACCAAGGGCTTGGGAAATGGGCTTAATTTTACTGCTTTCGAAGAAGAGAACTACCTGGCTGAATCATTTGGCCTGGAAGCATTTAGTCTGGAAAAACCTCTTACAAAACCCGCCGAACCGGTAGCAAAGGAACTTATTCTTCAGCCTCGCCGAAATACCCTAACTCTTGTGGTTATTGGCATTGTGGTAATTTGTGTGCTGATGGCTTTTACAGCTATTCTTTCGGCCCGTTTCGACATTTATCTGTTTAATTTTGGCAATAAACAGTCTGAAAACGACTTAATTATTCTTGGCCCAAAAGCTGATGTCGATACCAGTCTGCGCCGAATCAATCAGCAAATCAATGAATCGACCCACATAAAAAATGCCTTGTTATATTCCGAGACTCAGACAGAGGAAGATAAATCAGAACAAAAATATTATTTGGTAGCGGGTAGTTTTAAAACTGAAAAGAATGCCAAGGCCATTGAACACGATTTATTCAAAGAAGGATATTTGCCCCAGGTGTTTTTTTACCAGGGTTATTACCGGGTGAGCATCGCCATGTATACCGATAAAATTCAGGCTCTTAATGAGCTTCAGCGTTTACGACGTCAGACAAACCGCACCGTCTGGCTGTTGGTGGTTGAGGAATAA
- a CDS encoding ATP-grasp domain-containing protein has protein sequence MKIKSLLIANRGEIVIRICETAKKMGIKTFGIKTAKEPNAYYLNFVDEIIDFSDDIEEIPEFLDVDRLINAAKKHQIDAIHPGYGYLSENAYFAQRCEDEKVLFVGPTPDVIHKMGNKTIAKQLARKAKVPLLQGSPGVVASVPEAIEIAKKVGYPVILKAAAGGGGRGMRIVEKESQIEKMFKLATSEAEKAFNDGSMFIEKYVRNPRHIEFQIFGDKHGNIIHLGERECSVQRKHQKLIEEAPSSALDDKLRREMGEASIRIASSVNYTTAGTVEFLLDDDKNFYFMEMNTRIQVEHPVTEIITGLDLIELQIRTACGEILPLTQEQVKLEGWAIECRINAEDVQAGFSPFLGTVEAIQYPKGKNIRIDSGITEGSSITPYFDSMMLKLIVSGENRDKAICNAQGALNKFWIKGIKSTIPFAKAVLSNPKFRKGDFNTSFIEKDMEKVYFEGEEDEMLAAFLATFDFVAGLETEDMARVDFEHGKNISPWVLNKRLRSI, from the coding sequence GTGAAAATAAAAAGTTTACTCATTGCCAACAGGGGCGAAATTGTGATCCGCATTTGTGAAACAGCAAAAAAAATGGGGATCAAAACTTTCGGCATCAAAACTGCCAAAGAACCTAACGCTTATTACCTGAATTTTGTGGATGAAATTATCGACTTTTCAGATGATATAGAAGAGATTCCAGAATTTCTGGATGTTGATCGTTTGATTAATGCAGCGAAAAAGCATCAGATCGATGCTATTCACCCCGGTTATGGCTACTTATCGGAGAATGCATATTTTGCCCAGCGTTGCGAAGATGAAAAGGTCTTGTTTGTAGGACCAACTCCAGATGTGATACACAAGATGGGAAATAAAACCATCGCCAAGCAGTTGGCAAGAAAAGCGAAGGTTCCTCTTTTACAAGGTAGTCCGGGAGTTGTGGCATCTGTACCAGAGGCCATCGAAATAGCCAAAAAAGTAGGATACCCTGTAATTCTTAAAGCTGCAGCCGGAGGCGGAGGTCGCGGAATGCGGATTGTAGAAAAGGAAAGTCAGATCGAGAAGATGTTTAAACTGGCTACTTCAGAAGCCGAAAAGGCATTCAACGATGGGTCCATGTTTATCGAAAAGTATGTACGTAACCCAAGGCACATCGAGTTTCAAATATTTGGCGATAAACACGGTAACATTATTCACCTTGGCGAACGTGAGTGCTCGGTGCAGCGCAAGCACCAAAAACTTATCGAAGAGGCTCCCTCATCGGCTCTGGACGATAAACTTCGAAGGGAAATGGGAGAAGCCTCCATTCGCATTGCAAGCTCGGTAAACTATACCACTGCTGGTACGGTAGAGTTTTTGCTCGACGACGACAAGAACTTCTATTTCATGGAAATGAACACTCGCATTCAGGTAGAGCATCCAGTAACCGAGATTATTACTGGTCTAGACCTAATCGAGCTGCAAATCAGAACTGCCTGTGGAGAAATACTTCCACTTACGCAGGAGCAGGTGAAACTCGAAGGTTGGGCTATCGAATGCCGCATCAATGCAGAAGATGTGCAGGCTGGGTTTTCACCCTTTTTGGGCACTGTTGAGGCTATTCAATATCCGAAAGGAAAAAATATACGCATCGACTCTGGTATAACCGAAGGTTCGAGCATTACCCCTTACTTCGATTCCATGATGCTAAAGCTTATTGTAAGCGGCGAAAACCGCGACAAGGCAATTTGCAACGCTCAAGGTGCACTGAACAAGTTTTGGATTAAGGGTATAAAATCGACCATTCCTTTTGCAAAAGCCGTATTGTCGAATCCTAAATTCAGAAAGGGTGATTTCAACACTTCATTCATCGAAAAGGATATGGAAAAAGTGTACTTCGAAGGAGAGGAAGATGAGATGCTGGCTGCTTTTCTGGCTACTTTTGATTTTGTGGCTGGACTTGAAACCGAAGACATGGCCCGTGTGGATTTCGAACATGGAAAAAACATCAGCCCTTGGGTACTCAACAAACGCTTGCGTTCGATTTAA
- a CDS encoding N-acetyltransferase encodes MPAKYFAHHTAVIDEGCQIGEGTKIWHFSHIMPQCILGEKCNIGQNVVISPGVVLGKNVKVQNNVSIYTGVICEDDVFLGPSMVFTNVINPRSAIVRKDEYMRTTVKTGASIGANATIVCGNDIGCYAFIGAGAVVTKEVPDYALVVGNPARQIGWVSEYGHRLHFDTEGKAVCSESHQKYELKNNRVTRIK; translated from the coding sequence ATGCCTGCTAAATACTTTGCACACCACACTGCGGTAATCGACGAAGGTTGCCAGATTGGTGAAGGCACCAAAATATGGCACTTTTCGCATATCATGCCACAATGTATTCTCGGAGAAAAGTGCAACATCGGACAGAATGTGGTAATTTCACCAGGAGTAGTGCTGGGCAAAAATGTGAAAGTACAGAACAATGTTTCTATTTATACCGGAGTAATTTGCGAAGATGATGTTTTCCTGGGTCCCTCGATGGTTTTTACTAACGTCATCAACCCGCGAAGTGCTATTGTCCGGAAAGATGAATACATGCGTACCACTGTAAAAACAGGTGCTTCGATTGGAGCCAATGCCACCATAGTCTGCGGTAATGATATCGGATGTTATGCGTTTATAGGAGCCGGGGCAGTAGTTACAAAAGAGGTGCCGGATTATGCCCTGGTAGTAGGCAACCCTGCCCGGCAAATAGGTTGGGTAAGCGAATACGGCCATCGTCTTCATTTCGATACCGAAGGCAAGGCTGTTTGCTCAGAAAGCCATCAAAAATACGAACTAAAAAATAACCGGGTAACCCGGATAAAATAA
- a CDS encoding DegT/DnrJ/EryC1/StrS family aminotransferase, producing MEKLHMVDLQGQYLRLKKDIDQAIGEVIQSAAFINGPQVKEFAAKLENYLRCKKVIPCANGTDALQIALMALKLQPGDEVIVPDFTFIATAEVIALLGLKPVFVDVDEQTFLLDTEKLNKAISPKTKVIIPVHLYGQCANMEEIMDLAEKHKLYVIEDNAQAIGADIQIKGKWQKAGTIGHIGCTSFFPSKNLGCYGDGGALYTNDPLLGEEIACIANHGAKVKYYHDMVGINSRLDTLQAAILNVKLNHLDSFGKARRNAADRYDVLLSGIPQIKTPTRVKHSTHVFHQYTLIVERRAELQSFLASKGIPTMIYYPVGMHHQKAYKTNDVLPVSDKLCQSVLSLPMHTELSVGQQEYIAGAIKSFYE from the coding sequence ATGGAAAAATTGCACATGGTCGACCTGCAAGGGCAATATTTAAGGTTAAAAAAAGATATTGACCAGGCAATCGGCGAAGTGATTCAGTCAGCAGCCTTCATTAATGGCCCACAAGTAAAAGAATTTGCTGCCAAGCTGGAAAACTACCTTCGGTGTAAAAAAGTAATACCCTGTGCCAACGGCACAGATGCACTTCAGATAGCCCTCATGGCGCTGAAACTTCAACCCGGAGATGAAGTAATAGTGCCCGATTTTACTTTTATCGCCACAGCAGAGGTTATTGCCCTGTTAGGTTTAAAACCGGTTTTTGTCGACGTGGATGAGCAAACTTTTCTTCTTGATACTGAAAAACTAAACAAAGCCATTAGCCCCAAAACCAAGGTAATCATTCCGGTGCATCTTTATGGTCAATGCGCCAATATGGAAGAAATTATGGATTTAGCCGAAAAGCATAAGCTTTATGTAATCGAAGACAATGCCCAGGCCATTGGTGCCGATATCCAAATCAAGGGTAAATGGCAAAAAGCCGGAACCATAGGTCATATCGGTTGCACCAGTTTTTTTCCATCAAAAAACCTTGGCTGCTATGGCGATGGTGGCGCTCTATATACCAACGACCCTTTACTTGGCGAAGAAATAGCCTGTATTGCCAATCATGGAGCTAAAGTGAAATACTACCACGATATGGTAGGCATCAACTCCAGGCTCGATACCCTGCAAGCTGCTATTCTGAATGTAAAACTCAACCACCTCGACTCCTTTGGAAAGGCCCGACGCAATGCTGCTGACCGCTATGATGTTTTGCTCTCTGGAATACCCCAAATTAAAACACCCACGCGGGTAAAGCATTCCACTCACGTTTTTCATCAATATACCCTGATTGTGGAACGACGAGCAGAACTTCAGTCCTTTTTGGCTTCGAAAGGTATCCCTACAATGATTTATTACCCGGTCGGCATGCACCATCAAAAAGCCTATAAAACAAACGATGTGCTTCCGGTATCTGACAAACTATGCCAATCGGTACTTTCATTGCCCATGCACACAGAATTAAGTGTCGGTCAACAAGAATACATTGCCGGTGCAATTAAATCGTTTTACGAATAA
- a CDS encoding response regulator transcription factor: MKSTEKSKIQVALVDDHQLFRNGINFIISDSDDIEIAFEASNGQEFLKYLDNYQPDLVLMDINMPIIDGVEATRRAIEKFPNLKVLVLSMFGEVDYYNTMIDLGVKGFILKDIDNEELLEAIRKVYRGGNYFSQELLLQLIKNKPEDGSIQLTRREKEVLELICLGLSNQEISDKLFISQRTVERHRSSLLFKTDSKNSVSLVVHAIKNGIVKI; the protein is encoded by the coding sequence ATGAAATCCACCGAAAAAAGTAAAATACAGGTTGCCCTCGTAGACGACCACCAATTATTCCGTAATGGCATCAATTTCATTATCAGCGATTCTGACGACATAGAAATTGCCTTTGAAGCCTCCAATGGTCAGGAATTTTTAAAGTACCTCGATAACTACCAGCCCGACCTGGTGCTGATGGATATTAACATGCCGATAATTGATGGAGTTGAAGCCACGCGCCGTGCCATCGAAAAATTTCCGAATCTGAAAGTACTTGTGCTGTCGATGTTTGGCGAGGTAGACTACTACAATACCATGATAGACTTGGGGGTGAAAGGATTTATTCTAAAAGACATAGATAATGAGGAACTGCTCGAGGCCATCAGAAAAGTATACCGGGGCGGCAACTATTTCTCGCAGGAATTACTTCTTCAATTAATTAAAAACAAACCTGAGGATGGCAGTATTCAGCTCACACGCCGCGAAAAGGAAGTGCTCGAGTTAATCTGCCTGGGCTTGTCGAACCAGGAAATTTCCGACAAGCTTTTTATTAGTCAACGCACCGTAGAACGGCACCGTTCGAGCCTTTTATTCAAAACCGACTCAAAAAACTCGGTAAGCCTGGTAGTTCATGCCATTAAAAATGGCATTGTTAAAATTTAA
- the rnr gene encoding ribonuclease R — MNKKVKKNILDKKTVTNQILAVFNHEPRKLFNYKQVASAMLAKNSEEKLVIAEILNELNYQNLLEEVTHGRYRLKPTRREITGKIEITQGGYGFVVTDALEEDVFVSQRNLNRALNGDLVSVLLYARKKQSRPEGEVIEILERGRLTFVGNIEILDRYAFFVADSRKMPYDVFIPLEQLNGALNGQKVVAKITDWPKKAKNPIGKVEEVLGNPGEHETEMHAILSEYGLPYSFTEEIESAAASIPDTISEKDIQERRDFRRITTFTIDPDDAKDFDDALSIEKLPNNCWEVGIHIADVTHYIKPKTLLDEEALRRATSVYLVDRVVPMLPERLSNHLCSLRPKEEKLCFSAVFEIDEDANILDEWFGKTIIYSDRRFTYAEAQEIIDTKKGDFAEEMLQLNRLAQTLRKKRFMNGSISFERDEVKFEIDQNGKPIRIMFRQHGLSNELVEEFMLLANKQVANLIGNPSDKKDKKTFVYRIHDKPDPEKLEKFNRILSRFGHRILMNNAANISRTLNQVLLDVKDKPEKDLVETLAIRSMAKAVYSTSNVGHYGLSFEYYTHFTSPIRRYPDMMVHRLLHQYMQGAHSKNKIEYEGYCKQSSEMEQLAAEAERASIKYKQVEFMQDKVGSEFDGIISGVSEYGIFVEIIENKCEGLVAIRELVDDFYEYDDENYWLIGRHSGKVYQLGQKVVVEILRANLVRKQLDFALVEQAAKKVR, encoded by the coding sequence ATGAATAAAAAAGTTAAGAAGAATATATTAGATAAAAAAACTGTTACGAATCAGATTCTGGCCGTTTTTAACCACGAACCCCGAAAACTATTTAATTACAAGCAGGTTGCCAGTGCCATGCTTGCAAAAAATTCAGAAGAAAAGCTGGTAATTGCTGAAATTTTAAACGAATTAAATTATCAGAATCTATTAGAAGAAGTTACCCATGGACGCTATCGGCTGAAACCTACCCGAAGAGAAATTACCGGAAAAATTGAAATCACCCAGGGGGGATATGGATTCGTTGTTACCGATGCTCTTGAGGAGGATGTATTTGTGTCGCAACGGAATCTGAACAGGGCACTTAACGGCGATTTGGTAAGCGTGCTGCTATATGCCAGAAAAAAACAATCGCGACCCGAAGGCGAAGTAATTGAAATACTCGAACGCGGACGATTAACCTTTGTTGGTAACATAGAAATATTGGATAGATATGCCTTTTTCGTAGCCGATTCTCGAAAAATGCCTTACGATGTATTTATTCCCCTCGAACAATTAAATGGTGCCCTCAATGGCCAAAAGGTAGTAGCAAAGATTACCGACTGGCCTAAAAAAGCAAAAAATCCGATTGGTAAAGTCGAAGAAGTGCTTGGTAATCCGGGAGAGCACGAAACAGAAATGCACGCTATACTCTCTGAATATGGCCTTCCTTATTCGTTTACCGAAGAAATTGAATCGGCCGCCGCTTCGATACCCGATACCATCAGTGAAAAAGATATTCAGGAGCGCCGCGATTTCAGAAGAATAACCACTTTTACAATAGACCCCGACGATGCCAAAGATTTTGACGATGCCCTTTCGATTGAAAAACTACCGAATAACTGCTGGGAGGTAGGAATTCATATAGCCGATGTAACACATTATATAAAACCAAAAACATTGCTCGACGAAGAAGCGCTGCGTCGAGCCACTTCGGTTTATCTTGTCGACCGCGTGGTGCCCATGCTACCGGAGCGTTTATCGAACCATTTATGTTCCTTAAGGCCAAAAGAAGAAAAGCTATGTTTCTCTGCTGTGTTCGAAATCGATGAGGATGCCAATATACTCGACGAATGGTTTGGAAAAACCATTATTTATTCCGACCGCCGTTTTACCTATGCCGAAGCGCAGGAAATTATCGATACCAAAAAAGGTGATTTTGCAGAAGAAATGCTTCAATTAAACCGCCTGGCTCAAACTTTGCGCAAAAAGCGATTCATGAATGGTTCGATCTCCTTCGAACGCGACGAGGTTAAATTCGAAATTGACCAAAACGGAAAACCAATCCGGATTATGTTCCGCCAACATGGCCTTTCCAATGAACTAGTCGAAGAATTTATGCTTCTGGCCAACAAACAGGTAGCCAATTTAATTGGTAACCCAAGCGATAAAAAGGATAAAAAGACATTTGTATACCGGATACACGATAAGCCCGATCCGGAAAAGCTCGAAAAGTTTAACCGTATCTTAAGTCGGTTCGGACACCGTATTTTAATGAACAATGCAGCGAATATTTCGCGCACGCTAAACCAGGTTTTATTGGATGTAAAAGACAAGCCTGAAAAAGATCTTGTTGAAACCCTGGCTATACGTTCGATGGCGAAGGCAGTGTATTCAACATCCAATGTAGGTCATTACGGCTTGTCGTTCGAGTATTACACCCATTTTACCTCCCCCATTCGACGTTACCCCGACATGATGGTTCACCGCTTGCTGCATCAATACATGCAAGGAGCGCATTCGAAAAATAAAATAGAATACGAAGGATACTGTAAGCAATCCTCAGAAATGGAACAGCTGGCAGCTGAAGCCGAAAGAGCCTCAATCAAATACAAACAGGTCGAATTTATGCAGGACAAGGTTGGTAGCGAATTTGACGGTATTATCTCGGGCGTTTCGGAATATGGCATCTTTGTAGAGATTATCGAAAACAAATGCGAAGGCCTTGTGGCCATTCGCGAGCTCGTGGATGATTTTTACGAGTACGACGACGAAAACTACTGGCTGATTGGGAGACACTCAGGGAAAGTGTATCAGTTAGGACAAAAAGTAGTGGTAGAAATTCTTCGTGCCAATCTGGTGCGCAAACAACTCGATTTTGCTTTGGTTGAACAGGCAGCAAAAAAGGTACGTTAA